In Nitrospira sp. CR1.1, a single genomic region encodes these proteins:
- a CDS encoding glycosyltransferase — protein sequence MPRVSVVIPTFNCERFIGRTVDSALRQTYRDFEVIVVDDGSTDGTPAVLARYGEALHCIKQENQGASAARNTALTNATGEFIAYLDADDLWDPQKLARQVAYLDANPACGFVHTEVAVIDEQDMVLHARFNQETRRRVPQGRCLKDILQRSHIQTLTVLERRSAFERAGMFDLRLPVAQDYLHWIQVVLQGYEVGYVPDPLGQYRWRAGSLMSSQRRLLGDFTKIYEILLNEYGLEGAHGVEIQRLVATQLYANQRQLAYLERLECSGAVARQRLRHLVRQWPFRLELYMDLAKSYLGHRKLQTPVNPS from the coding sequence ATGCCTCGCGTATCAGTCGTAATTCCGACATTCAATTGTGAGCGCTTCATCGGTCGGACGGTCGACTCGGCACTAAGGCAGACCTATCGGGATTTTGAGGTTATTGTGGTCGATGACGGATCGACCGATGGCACCCCCGCAGTACTTGCACGGTATGGTGAAGCCCTTCATTGTATAAAGCAGGAAAATCAGGGCGCCTCTGCAGCACGAAACACAGCTCTCACCAATGCAACGGGTGAATTTATTGCGTATCTCGACGCCGATGATTTATGGGATCCTCAAAAACTGGCTCGTCAAGTTGCGTATCTCGACGCAAATCCCGCCTGCGGCTTTGTTCACACTGAAGTGGCAGTGATCGATGAGCAGGATATGGTGCTCCATGCCCGCTTTAATCAGGAAACGAGAAGGAGGGTTCCGCAAGGAAGATGCCTCAAGGACATACTGCAGCGCTCCCATATCCAAACCTTGACGGTTCTCGAGCGGCGAAGTGCATTTGAACGCGCGGGAATGTTTGATCTGCGGTTACCGGTCGCCCAAGATTATTTGCATTGGATTCAGGTTGTTCTGCAAGGATATGAGGTTGGGTATGTGCCTGATCCATTAGGCCAATATCGGTGGAGGGCAGGTAGCCTTATGTCCAGTCAGCGCCGATTGCTCGGTGACTTTACAAAGATTTATGAGATCCTCCTGAATGAGTACGGGCTAGAGGGCGCCCATGGAGTCGAGATACAACGGCTGGTCGCCACGCAATTATATGCGAATCAGCGACAGCTGGCATATTTAGAGCGGCTGGAATGTTCAGGCGCAGTAGCTCGACAACGCCTTCGACATCTGGTGCGACAATGGCCTTTCCGTCTTGAACTGTACATGGATTTGGCCAAGTCCTATCTCGGACATCGCAAATTACAAACTCCGGTGAATCCATCCTGA
- a CDS encoding glycosyltransferase: MKAATGLNASDDMNILLVTPWRPSLTGGISTVVARLTEEFKKKGHSVTIFVADRENRLCQIETLKDTPVYGMYLRSPVSSNHPVRAAIMYYLWFPLTVIQLVWLARRARLDAIVIQYPLPAMYYFGIVKRICGGILLVTYQGNDAHDLSLWNSREQRLVRSLLEKADIVLGVSQTLLSKVESVFKGIQLKRRQLLPNGAPLDVIEAVEGGSVDPSLPTNYLLTAGHLIHRKGIDVVIASLREAKQRGMCLHLVVAGDGPERENLIRQSDELGVADQVTFLGNQTHEQVLRLMKSCLAFVLASRAEGMPLVIAEAMACGKAVIASNVDGVPEIVQDGITGILVPPDNPEALASGLTRLCMDSVLREMLARRGKEWACREYNWECIATRYLGCMNECRSVS, from the coding sequence GTGAAAGCAGCCACAGGGTTAAACGCCTCTGATGATATGAATATTTTGTTGGTTACTCCCTGGCGCCCCTCCTTAACCGGCGGGATTAGTACCGTAGTGGCTCGCCTTACTGAGGAATTCAAAAAAAAAGGGCACAGTGTAACTATTTTTGTCGCGGACCGCGAGAATCGCCTTTGCCAAATTGAGACACTGAAGGATACACCAGTATACGGCATGTATTTGCGTTCTCCGGTGTCGTCCAACCATCCGGTTCGGGCGGCCATCATGTATTACTTGTGGTTTCCACTGACAGTGATACAACTAGTGTGGTTAGCGCGTAGGGCCCGATTAGATGCTATTGTGATTCAGTATCCCCTGCCTGCGATGTATTATTTTGGGATAGTGAAGCGAATATGCGGGGGAATTTTGCTTGTGACCTATCAGGGGAACGATGCGCATGACCTCTCCTTGTGGAATTCGCGAGAACAACGATTGGTCCGGTCTTTGCTCGAGAAAGCGGATATAGTGCTGGGTGTTTCGCAAACCTTGTTGTCCAAGGTCGAATCGGTGTTCAAAGGTATTCAGTTGAAGCGAAGACAGTTGCTGCCAAATGGCGCACCCTTGGATGTCATTGAGGCAGTCGAAGGTGGATCGGTAGACCCTTCCCTTCCAACGAATTATCTGTTGACTGCCGGACATCTGATTCACAGAAAAGGAATTGATGTTGTCATCGCTTCATTGCGGGAAGCCAAGCAACGGGGTATGTGCCTCCATCTGGTCGTGGCTGGCGATGGGCCTGAGCGCGAGAACCTGATTCGTCAATCAGATGAGCTTGGCGTGGCTGACCAAGTCACATTTCTGGGCAATCAAACTCATGAACAGGTTCTCCGACTCATGAAATCATGTCTGGCATTTGTATTGGCCTCGCGCGCGGAAGGAATGCCGTTGGTCATCGCCGAAGCCATGGCCTGTGGAAAAGCCGTTATCGCGAGCAATGTTGATGGTGTGCCTGAAATCGTGCAGGACGGCATAACCGGTATTCTGGTACCCCCAGATAATCCTGAGGCGCTGGCATCCGGTCTGACTCGGTTGTGCATGGATTCCGTTCTTCGAGAGATGCTAGCCAGGCGGGGAAAAGAATGGGCATGCCGTGAGTACAACTGGGAGTGTATTGCCACGCGATACCTTGGTTGTATGAATGAATGCCGGAGCGTCTCATAG
- a CDS encoding NAD-dependent epimerase/dehydratase family protein, with protein MRILITGGAGFLGSHLSELLVGQGHDVIALDNLITGRAENIAHLIGNPKFSFVKYNVCDYLHVDGQLDAVMHFASPASPQDYLEMPIATLKVGALGTHKALGLAKAKGARFLLASTSEVYGDPLLNPQPETYWGNVNPIGARGVYDEAKRFAEAMTMAYHRYHGVDTRIVRIFNTYGPRMRPKDGRVVSNFIVQALQGKPLTVFGDGSQTRSFCYVDDLVRGIVALLMVKSDKSHAERTDRTKFLTQKPDAAFDSIHDPVNIGNPRELTVRGIAEIILKLTGSKSVIEERPLPADDPKVRRPDITRAKSLLGWEPKVELEDGIRKATEYFRQVVVK; from the coding sequence ATGAGAATTTTGATTACGGGTGGCGCGGGGTTTCTTGGTAGTCATCTGTCTGAGCTTCTGGTCGGACAAGGCCACGATGTCATTGCACTTGATAATTTGATCACGGGGCGCGCCGAGAACATTGCGCACTTGATTGGAAACCCAAAATTCAGTTTTGTGAAATACAATGTCTGCGACTATCTGCATGTGGATGGGCAGCTAGATGCCGTCATGCACTTCGCATCTCCTGCCAGTCCGCAAGATTACCTCGAAATGCCAATCGCGACCTTGAAAGTGGGTGCGCTTGGGACGCATAAGGCATTAGGGTTGGCCAAAGCCAAGGGCGCTCGTTTCCTGTTGGCCAGCACCTCCGAGGTGTACGGTGATCCGTTGCTGAATCCCCAGCCTGAAACGTACTGGGGAAATGTGAATCCCATAGGTGCGCGGGGCGTATATGACGAAGCCAAGCGATTTGCTGAGGCGATGACCATGGCGTATCACCGCTATCATGGGGTCGACACTCGAATCGTTCGGATATTTAATACCTATGGGCCAAGAATGCGCCCCAAGGACGGTCGTGTCGTGTCAAACTTTATCGTGCAGGCACTTCAGGGAAAACCATTGACCGTGTTTGGTGACGGTTCTCAGACCCGCAGCTTTTGCTATGTCGATGATTTAGTTCGTGGTATCGTGGCATTGTTGATGGTGAAATCAGACAAGTCCCATGCAGAGCGCACCGATCGCACGAAATTTCTCACTCAAAAGCCGGACGCCGCATTTGACAGTATTCACGATCCTGTGAATATCGGTAATCCGCGAGAACTCACGGTTCGTGGAATTGCGGAGATTATCCTGAAATTGACCGGTTCAAAAAGCGTCATTGAAGAGCGGCCCCTTCCCGCCGACGACCCTAAGGTTCGGCGCCCAGACATCACCCGAGCCAAGAGTCTCCTGGGCTGGGAGCCTAAGGTGGAACTTGAGGATGGTATCAGAAAAGCCACGGAGTATTTTCGTCAGGTTGTTGTGAAATGA
- the asnB gene encoding asparagine synthase (glutamine-hydrolyzing) has translation MCGIAVAMGINGRPVERAAVERMAKSLLHRGPDDGGIYMDGAVGMGFRRLSILDLSEAGHQPMISQDGQYVLVFNGEIFNYVELREELRQLGYQFRSSGDSEVLLAAYREWGRECLPKLNGMWAFVIYDRRHRRLFGSRDRFGVKPLYCNRDNTVIQFASEIKALRASGYYRPGINWRTASRFLLEGRLDSGNETFYEGIEQIPPGSGFEVGLDGTWHQWGFWSLDALPQSVTASPAETFADLFEDSVRIRMRSDVPVGVCLSGGLDSTAIICAAARHRDESAGTQPASLQAFCYMAKEFDESKYIADTLVQTHAQLRQLETSPAELWNDLRKVLWFQDEPVHTMTAVVGYQLMRLAASHGIRVVLNGQGADETIGGYSSYFQDYWVSLLQQGRVGAAWQAVTAYTEAHGGNSRTRMTAAVSRCLSWEMYRIGRYRTWAQTRRQTRIRQNPWFSRDLTKHFISEDLPPGSAALSASLKQSVVSAPLPLYLRIEDRNSMAHSVEARLPFLDYRLVSFVCGLPDDWKVRGPWNKYVLREGMRGRIPESVRSRVDKMGFPTASKKWFAHDLYEPLRETLASRTLRERGIYNTNALLADLDRHRRGEADFSNRLFHVAEFEILSDLAGQAQA, from the coding sequence ATGTGTGGAATCGCAGTTGCCATGGGGATCAATGGACGGCCGGTGGAGCGAGCGGCTGTGGAACGGATGGCCAAGAGCTTGCTTCATCGAGGTCCCGACGATGGCGGTATCTATATGGATGGTGCCGTTGGAATGGGGTTTCGTCGGCTCTCAATTCTTGATTTGTCCGAAGCCGGTCATCAACCAATGATCAGTCAGGATGGTCAGTACGTTCTGGTCTTCAACGGCGAAATCTTCAATTATGTCGAACTCCGCGAGGAACTTCGCCAATTGGGTTATCAGTTTCGGTCGAGCGGAGATAGCGAAGTCCTGCTTGCTGCGTATCGAGAGTGGGGCCGGGAGTGCCTACCGAAACTGAACGGCATGTGGGCGTTTGTGATTTATGATCGCCGGCATCGACGACTTTTCGGGTCACGTGATCGATTTGGGGTCAAACCGCTCTACTGCAACCGTGATAACACGGTGATACAATTTGCCTCAGAGATTAAGGCGCTGCGTGCTTCCGGGTACTATCGGCCAGGGATCAACTGGCGAACTGCTTCCAGGTTCCTGTTAGAAGGACGTCTCGACAGCGGGAATGAGACGTTCTACGAGGGAATTGAGCAGATTCCGCCGGGCAGTGGATTTGAGGTCGGGCTCGACGGGACATGGCACCAATGGGGGTTCTGGTCACTTGATGCCTTGCCACAATCCGTCACTGCGAGTCCAGCCGAGACCTTTGCGGACCTTTTCGAGGATTCAGTCCGTATCCGTATGCGAAGTGACGTGCCGGTGGGAGTGTGTCTTTCCGGCGGCCTCGATTCGACGGCCATCATCTGCGCCGCCGCGCGCCACCGTGATGAAAGTGCCGGAACGCAACCGGCGTCTCTCCAGGCCTTTTGTTATATGGCCAAAGAGTTTGATGAGTCGAAGTATATTGCGGATACCCTGGTTCAAACGCATGCCCAACTCAGGCAGCTGGAAACCAGCCCTGCTGAACTGTGGAATGATCTGCGCAAAGTTCTCTGGTTTCAGGATGAGCCTGTGCATACCATGACGGCTGTGGTCGGCTATCAACTCATGCGTCTCGCAGCCTCACATGGAATTCGTGTTGTTTTGAATGGGCAGGGGGCGGACGAAACAATCGGGGGATATTCAAGCTATTTTCAGGATTATTGGGTGTCTCTTCTTCAGCAAGGACGTGTGGGTGCTGCGTGGCAGGCTGTGACAGCCTATACCGAGGCGCATGGAGGAAACTCGCGCACGCGTATGACTGCAGCGGTAAGCCGTTGCCTTTCCTGGGAAATGTACAGGATCGGCAGATACCGCACATGGGCCCAGACCAGGAGGCAGACGCGTATACGTCAGAATCCATGGTTTTCGAGAGATTTAACCAAGCATTTTATCAGCGAAGATCTCCCCCCAGGTTCGGCAGCATTGTCGGCATCATTGAAACAATCGGTTGTATCGGCTCCGTTGCCCCTCTATCTGCGGATCGAAGACCGCAATTCCATGGCTCATTCTGTGGAGGCGCGACTTCCGTTCTTGGACTATCGCCTCGTGTCATTTGTGTGCGGCCTGCCGGACGATTGGAAGGTGCGAGGTCCATGGAACAAGTATGTGCTCCGAGAAGGAATGAGAGGGCGTATCCCCGAGTCCGTGCGGAGCAGAGTAGACAAAATGGGGTTTCCTACCGCGAGTAAGAAGTGGTTTGCGCATGATTTGTACGAGCCGCTTCGTGAAACTCTAGCCAGCCGGACCCTGCGGGAGCGAGGCATTTATAACACGAATGCGCTTTTAGCCGACCTGGATCGGCACCGTCGAGGAGAGGCAGATTTTTCAAACAGACTCTTCCATGTCGCCGAATTCGAAATATTGTCAGATTTAGCGGGGCAGGCGCAGGCCTAA
- a CDS encoding glycosyltransferase: MWSSHEASDETVKRVLMVAYYFPPVAASGAMRPLGFCRNLAAYGWRPQVLTTTPECVYPSHQVDPKLGGRVPASVEVVRVPYVDQLQRVLQYRDRLRGIVRRAASHEPQRNAEAGFVPAESNAVRSTLKDFLLDWAFAFPDRQCGWLPRAIRKMQALAGKDIPDVIFATGGPWTSFLIGSALANIFNRPLVLDYRDPWNCNPYYSFSSDMLTRKSRATEAQVCQTASHVIANTEELRDRLLEEFGSLRGRCTWIPNGFDRETLTPGQLPPGPSESCPTSSGYELCHFGTVYGKRTPRVLLQAVWELFQDGQLKPETIRLRFVGGWDTADQECERYAINLEKHGFLRREPPVSHSVCLREMQRSSVLLVLQPDSPLQVPAKIYEYIATGRPLLLIGGEGATANLVARHGLGVSSPNQVARVKALLKEVAAGTQRLVPPDAARVNRFEYQSLTGELAAILDTVDHARPSP; this comes from the coding sequence ATGTGGTCTTCCCATGAAGCAAGCGATGAGACAGTGAAACGAGTCTTGATGGTCGCGTATTACTTTCCGCCGGTGGCGGCGAGCGGCGCGATGCGCCCGCTTGGGTTTTGTCGCAATCTGGCGGCATATGGCTGGCGGCCCCAGGTGCTCACTACCACTCCGGAATGTGTCTATCCTTCGCACCAGGTTGATCCGAAACTTGGTGGGCGTGTCCCTGCAAGCGTCGAAGTTGTTCGCGTACCATACGTGGATCAGCTTCAGCGGGTCTTGCAGTACCGAGACAGGCTCAGGGGAATTGTACGAAGAGCGGCTTCTCATGAACCACAAAGGAACGCCGAGGCTGGGTTTGTTCCAGCTGAATCCAACGCAGTCCGGTCGACACTAAAAGACTTTCTTCTAGATTGGGCATTCGCATTTCCAGACCGCCAATGTGGCTGGCTCCCAAGGGCAATTCGAAAAATGCAGGCTCTCGCAGGCAAGGATATTCCGGACGTGATTTTCGCGACCGGTGGGCCTTGGACAAGTTTCTTGATCGGTAGTGCGCTCGCCAACATCTTCAATCGTCCGCTGGTGCTCGATTACCGGGATCCTTGGAACTGTAATCCCTATTATTCCTTCAGTTCGGATATGTTGACCAGGAAATCACGAGCAACTGAAGCGCAAGTCTGTCAGACTGCGAGTCATGTCATCGCCAATACCGAGGAGCTTCGTGATCGGCTTCTTGAAGAATTCGGCAGCCTCAGAGGCCGCTGCACCTGGATCCCGAATGGGTTTGACCGGGAGACATTAACTCCCGGACAGCTACCTCCTGGACCATCGGAGAGTTGCCCGACCTCTTCAGGATATGAGTTGTGCCATTTCGGAACAGTCTATGGAAAAAGAACTCCGCGGGTCTTGTTGCAGGCGGTGTGGGAGCTGTTTCAGGATGGTCAGTTAAAGCCAGAAACAATCCGGTTGCGTTTTGTCGGGGGCTGGGACACTGCAGACCAGGAGTGTGAGCGTTATGCAATAAATCTTGAGAAACATGGTTTCCTCCGGCGTGAGCCTCCAGTTTCCCACAGCGTGTGTCTCAGAGAAATGCAGCGATCAAGCGTACTGCTCGTGCTTCAACCAGATTCTCCTTTGCAGGTCCCCGCCAAAATTTACGAATACATTGCGACAGGTCGGCCTCTTCTGCTGATCGGAGGGGAAGGCGCAACGGCCAATTTGGTAGCCCGGCATGGATTAGGCGTAAGCAGTCCGAATCAAGTTGCGCGGGTCAAGGCGTTGTTGAAAGAGGTGGCGGCGGGAACGCAAAGGCTCGTTCCACCTGATGCCGCGCGTGTGAATCGGTTTGAATATCAATCCTTGACCGGTGAATTGGCGGCTATCCTTGATACCGTTGATCATGCGAGACCGTCACCTTGA
- a CDS encoding FemAB family PEP-CTERM system-associated protein: protein MSTLVSSVLGRTDTDVLAWDGYVLSSPTTSGYHLSGWRRVIEEAFGHRTYYLSAQEENGTVQGIVPLVLLASRGFGRFLVSLPFVNYGGLVATSPDAYRLLERSAIERARELDAAHIELRHEWPIETCWVSTERKVSMRLTLPGSYEALMKGFPSKLRSQVRRAQKEGMTARVGGRECLDEFYAVFSRCMRDLGTPVYAKGFFAKILEVFPKEARICIVSHEDVPVAAGFLYGFRSSLEIPWAASDKRFNKLAPNMMLYGAVLEYACQQGFHVFDFGRSSPDSGTYRFKEQWGAHPHQLYWYYWMGHGRQVPQLNPQNPKYALAIRVWQRLPLTIANLLGPHIVKHLP from the coding sequence ATGAGTACATTGGTATCTTCAGTTCTTGGGCGAACCGACACAGATGTTTTGGCGTGGGATGGCTACGTGCTGAGTTCGCCCACCACGTCCGGGTACCATCTGTCAGGCTGGCGGCGTGTCATAGAAGAAGCCTTTGGCCACCGTACATATTATCTGAGCGCCCAGGAAGAAAATGGAACTGTGCAGGGCATTGTGCCCTTAGTGCTTTTGGCAAGCCGAGGATTTGGCCGGTTTTTGGTCTCTCTGCCCTTCGTGAACTATGGCGGCCTTGTCGCGACCTCTCCCGATGCGTATCGCTTGCTCGAACGCAGTGCAATTGAACGGGCGAGAGAGCTGGACGCCGCTCATATCGAGCTTCGACACGAATGGCCGATAGAGACCTGTTGGGTTTCGACCGAACGGAAGGTCTCGATGAGGCTTACGTTGCCGGGCTCCTACGAGGCGCTGATGAAAGGGTTCCCCTCCAAATTGCGTAGCCAGGTTCGCCGAGCTCAGAAGGAAGGGATGACGGCGCGCGTAGGCGGTAGAGAGTGCCTGGACGAGTTTTATGCGGTGTTCTCACGCTGTATGCGTGATTTGGGAACGCCGGTTTACGCCAAGGGGTTTTTCGCGAAGATTCTTGAGGTGTTCCCGAAGGAAGCGCGCATCTGTATCGTCTCTCACGAAGATGTGCCGGTCGCCGCTGGATTTCTCTACGGATTCCGTTCTTCCTTGGAAATTCCCTGGGCAGCGTCGGACAAGCGCTTTAACAAGCTCGCTCCCAATATGATGTTGTATGGCGCAGTGTTGGAATATGCGTGCCAACAAGGGTTTCACGTATTCGATTTTGGCCGATCGAGTCCCGATAGCGGAACCTATCGATTCAAAGAGCAATGGGGGGCTCATCCGCATCAACTCTATTGGTATTATTGGATGGGACATGGTCGCCAGGTGCCTCAGCTGAATCCGCAGAATCCTAAATATGCGCTGGCGATTCGCGTGTGGCAGAGGTTACCGCTGACGATCGCAAATCTGCTGGGACCTCACATTGTGAAACATCTTCCATGA
- a CDS encoding aminotransferase DegT produces MRAQRTLPPSAAPIEWRDLVQGLRGLVRPHVTMHRLQAEFRAHFGVKHVWFVSSGKAALTLILRVLHGLSGRSQVVIPGYTCFSVPSAVVRAGLSVRLCDINPKTFDFDFMRLSEVADSEVLCVLATHLLGIGVDVPRVAEICHSRGIFVVEDVAQAFGGKRDGKWFGSLGDVSFLSFGRGKNITCGSGGAILTNDDRIGEVLAQEYAQLPDESLAGRLKNLAEVAVTQLLIDPSRYWFPAGLPFLKLGETKFYSDFPITRMDSVRAGLLRRWQERLFRSTASRVSHAEQLLRSVPPHVQPVTPSGRGHAVYLRLPLLMPSKQEKDALCRRSGDQGLGISSLYPSAIEQIAELSGTLSSQHVPQSTMIAERLVTLPTHEFVSDTDIVRLCAAVGSVQQEHKLDVNYSQEASGSRRHAQELPRLH; encoded by the coding sequence ATGAGGGCACAGCGAACCCTTCCTCCGTCAGCCGCACCGATCGAATGGCGTGATCTGGTACAGGGATTACGAGGTCTCGTGCGCCCTCACGTCACCATGCACCGCCTCCAAGCTGAGTTTCGGGCACACTTCGGTGTTAAGCATGTCTGGTTTGTCTCATCAGGAAAAGCCGCCCTTACGCTCATCCTCCGGGTCCTTCATGGACTGTCAGGACGCAGCCAAGTTGTTATTCCTGGATATACGTGTTTCTCTGTGCCGTCGGCCGTGGTTCGCGCTGGACTGTCCGTCCGGCTCTGCGATATCAATCCGAAGACATTCGACTTTGATTTTATGCGCCTGTCAGAGGTGGCTGATTCCGAGGTGCTGTGTGTACTGGCGACACATTTGCTAGGTATTGGGGTAGATGTGCCGCGCGTCGCCGAAATTTGTCATTCGCGCGGCATTTTTGTGGTGGAAGACGTGGCGCAAGCGTTTGGGGGAAAGCGTGACGGCAAGTGGTTCGGCTCCCTGGGTGATGTGTCCTTCTTGAGTTTTGGAAGAGGGAAAAACATTACCTGCGGATCCGGAGGTGCCATTCTGACGAATGACGATCGTATTGGCGAAGTCTTGGCTCAGGAGTATGCGCAGCTTCCGGACGAATCCCTTGCCGGCCGGCTAAAAAATTTGGCAGAAGTTGCGGTGACCCAATTGCTCATCGACCCCTCCCGGTATTGGTTCCCGGCCGGGCTTCCATTTCTTAAGCTGGGGGAAACAAAATTTTATTCGGATTTCCCGATCACACGAATGGACTCAGTTCGGGCTGGTTTGCTACGCCGTTGGCAGGAACGATTGTTCCGTTCGACCGCCAGTCGGGTGAGTCATGCGGAACAGTTGCTTCGATCAGTTCCCCCTCACGTGCAACCTGTCACGCCATCAGGCCGAGGACATGCGGTCTATCTTCGTCTCCCGTTGTTGATGCCATCAAAGCAGGAAAAGGACGCTCTTTGTCGGAGATCCGGAGACCAGGGACTTGGCATCAGTTCCCTGTACCCCTCTGCGATCGAGCAGATTGCGGAACTGTCGGGAACACTCTCCTCTCAGCACGTGCCTCAGTCTACTATGATCGCGGAGCGACTGGTTACGCTCCCCACGCACGAATTCGTGTCCGATACTGACATCGTCCGGCTATGCGCCGCTGTAGGGAGCGTTCAACAGGAGCATAAATTGGACGTGAACTACTCTCAGGAAGCATCCGGATCGCGCCGGCACGCGCAAGAATTGCCCCGGCTTCATTAA
- a CDS encoding glycosyltransferase produces MWFVEWIFWGSLAFMFYAYAGYLLVLVGLSIFRSRPVLVGEIQPMVSFIITAYNEESRIKEKIENSLRQQYPKECLEIVVASDCSSDRTDEIVQSYASSGVRLIRAAERKGKEAAQKLAVSQTSGEVLVFSDVATTLPSEGIANIVKAFHDPTVGCVSSVDRFVDAQGNLSGEGAYVKYEMLLRQLETKVNTLVGLSGSFFAARRTVCSPWADDLQSDFNTLLNSMRIGLRGISDPNSVGYYKNLSDEKKEYQRKVRTVLRGIAVLMRSLPMLNPFRYGMFAWQLFSHKLCRWLVPFAMIGACVSNVVLATQSTFYGMFLLGQLVFYATAAAYAVFQWMPKSSLFRLPSFFVLVNLSILDAWMRYFRGDRVFRWEPSKR; encoded by the coding sequence ATGTGGTTTGTCGAGTGGATATTCTGGGGGTCATTGGCGTTTATGTTTTACGCCTATGCGGGGTATCTCCTCGTGCTGGTGGGGCTCTCGATTTTTAGAAGCCGGCCAGTCCTGGTGGGAGAGATCCAGCCGATGGTCTCGTTTATCATCACTGCCTATAATGAAGAATCACGAATCAAGGAAAAGATCGAGAATAGTCTTAGGCAGCAGTATCCCAAAGAGTGTCTTGAAATAGTGGTGGCGTCTGACTGCTCATCTGACCGCACTGATGAGATCGTGCAGTCTTATGCGTCTTCAGGCGTGCGTCTCATTCGTGCCGCTGAGCGAAAGGGAAAAGAGGCTGCCCAAAAACTAGCAGTCAGCCAAACCAGCGGTGAGGTGTTAGTGTTCTCTGACGTGGCCACCACCTTACCGTCTGAGGGTATTGCGAACATAGTGAAGGCATTTCATGATCCAACAGTGGGGTGCGTAAGCAGCGTGGATCGTTTTGTGGACGCGCAAGGCAACTTGAGCGGGGAGGGAGCGTACGTCAAGTACGAGATGCTGCTGCGTCAGTTGGAAACGAAGGTAAATACCTTGGTCGGGCTCAGCGGTTCGTTTTTTGCCGCGCGACGGACGGTCTGCAGCCCCTGGGCAGACGATCTTCAGAGCGACTTTAATACGCTGCTCAACTCAATGCGGATAGGGCTTCGAGGTATCTCAGATCCCAATAGCGTAGGATATTACAAGAATTTATCGGATGAGAAGAAGGAATATCAGCGGAAAGTCAGAACTGTTTTGCGAGGAATCGCGGTATTGATGCGCAGTCTGCCGATGCTGAATCCTTTCAGATATGGGATGTTCGCCTGGCAGCTCTTCAGTCATAAGTTGTGCCGATGGTTGGTGCCATTTGCCATGATTGGCGCATGCGTCTCCAATGTGGTGTTGGCAACGCAATCGACGTTCTACGGGATGTTCTTGCTGGGACAGCTTGTTTTCTATGCCACGGCTGCAGCCTATGCAGTGTTTCAATGGATGCCGAAGAGCAGCCTGTTTCGGTTGCCCTCATTTTTCGTCTTGGTCAACTTGTCAATTCTTGATGCCTGGATGCGGTATTTTCGCGGCGACCGGGTGTTTCGCTGGGAGCCGTCCAAGCGCTGA